In Elusimicrobiaceae bacterium, a genomic segment contains:
- a CDS encoding ABC transporter permease translates to MSGNGRFGAALRSVAVLYSRETAAYFSSPMAYIVIAAFLLVCGYIFGSQLFIRNRSDIQPFMSIAPLMLTFFVPAVTMRLFAEEAKSGTAELLAALPVSRGRIVAAKFLAGATVIWTALALTAAYPVTVTLVGRPDEGVLFASYLGLFGVAGLFA, encoded by the coding sequence ATGAGCGGCAACGGCCGGTTTGGCGCCGCTTTGCGTTCCGTCGCGGTCCTCTACAGCCGGGAAACGGCGGCGTATTTTTCTTCCCCCATGGCCTATATAGTGATTGCCGCGTTCCTGCTGGTGTGCGGGTATATTTTCGGTTCACAGCTTTTTATACGGAACCGGTCGGATATCCAGCCGTTTATGTCAATCGCTCCGTTAATGCTGACTTTTTTTGTGCCGGCGGTTACAATGCGCCTGTTTGCGGAGGAGGCCAAAAGCGGTACCGCCGAACTGCTGGCGGCTCTCCCGGTTTCAAGAGGGCGGATTGTCGCGGCGAAATTTCTGGCCGGGGCTACTGTCATCTGGACCGCGCTTGCCCTGACGGCGGCTTATCCCGTTACGGTGACCCTTGTCGGCCGGCCCGACGAGGGAGTGCTGTTCGCTTCCTATCTCGGGCTGTTTGGCGTTGCGGGGCTGTTCGC